One region of Bdellovibrio bacteriovorus genomic DNA includes:
- a CDS encoding hydroxymethylglutaryl-CoA reductase, degradative → MNKELQGIFKGFSKLSKEERLQALQEVGALTSSEADYLSRGGLKDTTLGEKFIENVIGYFQLPLGVATNFNIDGKDFVIPMAVEETSIVAAVCKSAKWIRETGSITTEVVGSDIIGQIQCAKVKDFAKFEKQLLSQKNFMIEIANREVAFGLVRRGGGVKDIQVRRVPRGDGTDMAVVHVLMDPCDAMGANIMNQVCEFLKEPIEQFTSEKVTMCILSNLVDSKITRAVVHIKTIDADLAEKIEEASLFAQQDPYRAATNNKGVLNGIDPILIATGNDWRAVEAGIHAYAARDGQYRSITRWFRDGEGGLKGVFEAPLIVGTVGGVTTLHPTAMMCMKMLGTKSANELSRVIAAVGLVQNLGALKALTTVGIIEGHMKLHTKNLALGAGAEEREIPMVQKKLEEILAVRKRISLSNAIDVLKELRDSATRASSHPQ, encoded by the coding sequence ATGAATAAAGAACTTCAAGGCATCTTCAAAGGATTTTCAAAACTTTCAAAAGAAGAGCGTTTGCAAGCTCTGCAAGAAGTCGGTGCTTTAACTTCTTCTGAAGCCGACTATCTTTCGCGTGGCGGTCTTAAAGACACCACTTTGGGTGAAAAATTTATCGAAAATGTGATCGGTTATTTTCAGCTGCCGTTGGGCGTAGCAACCAATTTCAATATTGATGGCAAAGACTTTGTGATCCCGATGGCGGTGGAAGAAACTTCGATCGTGGCGGCGGTTTGTAAATCGGCGAAATGGATTCGTGAAACCGGCAGCATTACCACGGAAGTGGTGGGCAGTGATATCATCGGCCAAATTCAATGCGCGAAGGTTAAAGACTTCGCGAAATTTGAAAAACAGCTTTTATCGCAAAAAAACTTTATGATTGAAATCGCCAATCGCGAAGTGGCCTTTGGCCTTGTTCGTCGCGGTGGTGGGGTTAAAGACATTCAAGTGCGCCGAGTTCCTCGCGGTGACGGGACAGATATGGCCGTCGTGCACGTATTGATGGATCCGTGCGATGCGATGGGTGCGAACATCATGAACCAGGTTTGTGAGTTCTTAAAAGAACCGATTGAACAATTCACATCTGAAAAAGTCACGATGTGCATTCTTTCAAATCTGGTGGATTCAAAAATCACGCGTGCCGTTGTGCACATTAAAACTATTGATGCCGATTTGGCGGAAAAAATTGAAGAAGCCTCTTTGTTTGCGCAGCAAGATCCGTATCGTGCGGCCACAAACAATAAAGGTGTTTTAAACGGCATTGATCCTATCTTGATTGCGACCGGCAACGACTGGCGCGCAGTGGAAGCGGGTATTCACGCCTATGCGGCTCGTGATGGTCAATATCGTTCGATCACTCGTTGGTTCCGAGATGGTGAGGGGGGACTTAAAGGTGTCTTTGAAGCTCCTTTGATTGTTGGAACTGTGGGTGGTGTCACCACTCTTCATCCGACCGCCATGATGTGCATGAAAATGTTAGGCACTAAGTCGGCAAATGAACTTTCACGCGTGATTGCCGCGGTGGGTTTGGTACAAAACCTTGGAGCTTTAAAAGCCTTAACGACGGTTGGAATTATCGAAGGCCACATGAAACTGCACACTAAGAATTTAGCTTTAGGTGCGGGCGCTGAAGAACGTGAAATCCCCATGGTGCAAAAGAAATTAGAAGAAATCTTAGCCGTTCGTAAGCGCATTTCTTTAAGCAACGCGATTGACGTGCTTAAAGAGCTTCGCGACTCTGCAACGCGCGCGTCTTCTCATCCTCAGTAA
- a CDS encoding TIGR02147 family protein, which produces MKWHAELIEIIRKDFADRKEKNPRFSLRSYAQRLGLSSGSLSDLLNEKRNWQVSKLRAAEITEKLSLSEKARNKLLLKMDLQPKFQKSEITKENYDMLTDWTYYPILFSFDLPAEHRTPEIIARKLGVPVQKVESVIEDLIRRKFLIRNHLNQVCRPETFLTTTDSDPEVAQAPPGALVRKHHEISLDLAKRALNEQPSEVRDITSLTFAGNKQQLLALREEIRKLYDKASTIATLEQEPDTVYRLSVQLFPVEFP; this is translated from the coding sequence ATGAAATGGCATGCGGAACTCATCGAGATCATTCGAAAGGATTTCGCGGATCGTAAAGAAAAGAATCCGCGTTTTTCCCTTCGTTCTTATGCGCAGCGCTTAGGTTTGTCTTCGGGTTCTTTATCAGACCTGCTGAACGAAAAGCGCAACTGGCAAGTCTCTAAACTTAGAGCCGCCGAAATCACCGAGAAACTTTCTTTAAGTGAAAAAGCTCGCAATAAGCTTTTACTTAAAATGGATTTACAACCGAAGTTTCAAAAAAGCGAGATCACAAAAGAAAATTACGACATGTTAACTGACTGGACGTATTATCCCATTCTGTTTTCTTTTGATCTGCCCGCCGAGCATCGCACCCCTGAAATCATCGCCCGCAAATTAGGTGTCCCTGTACAAAAAGTTGAAAGCGTAATTGAAGACCTGATCCGACGTAAGTTCTTAATACGTAATCACTTGAACCAAGTTTGTCGTCCTGAGACCTTCTTAACCACAACGGACAGTGACCCCGAAGTCGCCCAAGCACCCCCGGGAGCCTTAGTTAGAAAACATCATGAAATCAGTCTGGATCTAGCCAAACGCGCATTAAATGAACAGCCTTCCGAAGTCCGCGACATCACCTCGCTGACTTTTGCTGGCAATAAACAGCAGCTTTTGGCCTTACGTGAAGAAATCCGCAAGCTTTACGACAAAGCTTCGACCATCGCCACCTTAGAGCAAGAGCCCGACACGGTTTACCGACTTTCAGTTCAACTTTTCCCAGTGGAGTTCCCATGA
- a CDS encoding mevalonate kinase family protein, translating into MATFECQAFGKCILLGEHAVLRGSPALVVPILNRSLNLTYNQTNTNLDVQLNGDHGVELKLLVWTVLDKACEMKGVDKASLKGQLTLESSLPVGAGMGASAALCVALVRWLGFLGYVAESEFYEFSRQLENIFHGESSGVDIAVALSGQGIKFTRSGERTPINPSWQPKWYISYSGKRGVTLDAVNKVKGLLAANPEKGQKIDARMAEAVQIADRALHTNEKEGFGQLVKAIELAASCFEEWNLNEGEPAKHIQWLKDQGAAAVKPTGSGGGGYVLSLWSTTPPASVLPQLIPC; encoded by the coding sequence GTGGCCACTTTTGAATGTCAGGCTTTTGGTAAATGCATCTTGTTGGGCGAACACGCGGTTTTGCGTGGGTCGCCCGCGCTCGTTGTGCCAATCTTAAATCGTTCTTTAAATCTGACATACAATCAAACGAACACAAATCTTGATGTGCAATTAAACGGTGATCACGGTGTGGAGTTAAAACTTCTGGTATGGACCGTTTTGGATAAAGCCTGTGAAATGAAAGGCGTTGATAAAGCGTCCTTAAAGGGCCAGTTGACTTTGGAATCCTCACTGCCTGTGGGCGCGGGGATGGGGGCGTCCGCCGCACTTTGTGTGGCCTTGGTGCGCTGGCTGGGGTTTTTAGGTTATGTGGCAGAATCCGAATTTTATGAGTTCTCGCGCCAATTAGAAAATATCTTTCACGGTGAAAGCAGTGGGGTGGATATTGCTGTCGCCCTTTCAGGCCAGGGCATTAAGTTCACTCGTAGTGGCGAAAGAACGCCGATCAATCCCTCATGGCAACCGAAGTGGTATATTTCTTATTCCGGAAAACGCGGCGTCACCTTAGATGCCGTAAATAAAGTAAAAGGCTTATTAGCTGCTAACCCCGAAAAGGGGCAAAAGATCGACGCCCGCATGGCCGAAGCCGTACAAATCGCCGATCGTGCTTTACATACGAATGAAAAAGAAGGCTTTGGACAATTAGTAAAAGCTATTGAACTTGCTGCCTCTTGTTTTGAAGAATGGAACTTAAACGAAGGCGAGCCCGCCAAACACATCCAGTGGCTAAAAGATCAAGGCGCTGCCGCGGTAAAGCCCACCGGTTCTGGCGGCGGCGGGTATGTTCTGTCGCTGTGGAGCACGACTCCGCCAGCGAGTGTTTTGCCGCAGTTAATTCCTTGTTAA
- a CDS encoding glycoside hydrolase family 16 protein: protein MKLKMPSPKSLLAGSGALCMIVLFNNCSGGYQTQDTSSLSSSNSTSETQCTDPTGFKETKGQNVAPSKPDADGYMMVWRDEFDGSELNLKYWEYEIDGDGGGNNELQYYTDSPKNTSVKNGLLTLKLIKEDVNRFGKIYSHSSSRIRSKGRASWRYGKFEIRAKISKGVGVWPAIWMLPESEVYGSWPLSGEIDILEIRGREPQTLMGTLHFGQPWPNNQWTDGRYSLSGTDFSEGFHVFSVVWEPELIKWYVDGVLYSTKTPADLRGQPWRFDQNFYLILNLAFGGGFDNNQADLAITESNLYIDYVRVYQKK from the coding sequence ATGAAATTGAAAATGCCTTCACCAAAATCTTTGCTAGCGGGCTCCGGGGCCTTGTGCATGATCGTTTTATTTAATAACTGCAGCGGGGGATATCAAACGCAAGACACCTCGTCCCTCTCATCATCCAATTCGACATCGGAAACTCAATGCACCGATCCTACCGGTTTTAAAGAAACCAAAGGTCAGAACGTCGCTCCCTCAAAACCTGATGCCGATGGGTATATGATGGTTTGGCGCGATGAGTTTGATGGATCCGAACTGAATTTGAAATACTGGGAGTACGAAATTGACGGCGACGGCGGCGGAAACAACGAGCTGCAATACTACACTGACAGCCCTAAAAATACTTCGGTGAAAAATGGCCTGCTTACCTTGAAGCTGATTAAAGAAGATGTGAATCGATTCGGAAAAATCTATTCTCACTCCTCGTCCCGTATTCGCAGCAAAGGCCGGGCGTCGTGGCGTTACGGCAAGTTTGAAATTCGCGCCAAAATTTCAAAAGGAGTGGGCGTTTGGCCAGCGATTTGGATGCTTCCAGAAAGCGAAGTTTACGGTTCTTGGCCCTTAAGCGGAGAAATTGACATCTTAGAAATCAGAGGCCGAGAGCCTCAAACTTTGATGGGTACTTTGCACTTTGGACAGCCTTGGCCCAACAACCAATGGACCGACGGTCGATACTCCCTTAGCGGGACGGATTTTAGCGAAGGCTTCCATGTGTTCAGCGTGGTTTGGGAGCCCGAACTTATCAAGTGGTATGTGGACGGTGTATTATACTCAACCAAAACACCGGCCGATCTTCGCGGACAACCTTGGCGTTTTGATCAGAATTTTTATTTAATCTTGAATCTCGCTTTTGGTGGCGGATTCGATAACAATCAGGCGGATCTTGCAATCACTGAGTCAAACCTTTACATCGACTATGTGCGAGTCTACCAGAAAAAATAA
- a CDS encoding beta-sandwich domain-containing protein: MKTSVIISSLVAISLTQGWAYAQVYDLPEPGGGASITPAQVLPFDMSDVQYAGSLRLGRMSRKEEGTQYRVLLEPVARLQKMDLRMAFGKARVREAWLVTESGNRIEISKYRATGVLEASTLYSSENFSLNENIKEVQLLGEAFSDDAEIIVTAVSENVLPKLTLWKAPVEVNASATSSYEMDRSVQAQPTAVRQGNCVNGFCIGDVVIYMRNRGKLVEINRDGRVVLIQRGIRKIVKTSQLQRPLIAPYTY; encoded by the coding sequence ATGAAAACATCCGTTATTATCAGCAGTCTTGTCGCGATCAGTCTGACTCAAGGCTGGGCTTATGCGCAAGTTTATGATTTGCCAGAACCAGGGGGTGGAGCTTCCATCACTCCAGCGCAAGTCCTTCCGTTTGATATGTCCGACGTTCAGTATGCGGGGTCTTTACGTTTGGGACGAATGTCACGCAAAGAAGAGGGCACCCAATACCGCGTGCTTTTAGAGCCTGTGGCGCGCTTGCAAAAAATGGATCTAAGGATGGCGTTTGGAAAAGCGCGTGTGCGTGAAGCGTGGCTCGTGACTGAATCCGGAAACCGCATCGAGATCTCAAAATATCGTGCCACCGGTGTTTTAGAAGCGTCGACACTTTATAGTTCGGAAAACTTCAGTTTGAATGAAAACATCAAAGAAGTTCAATTGCTGGGCGAAGCTTTTTCTGATGATGCCGAGATTATCGTCACCGCGGTCAGTGAAAATGTTTTGCCGAAACTGACTTTATGGAAAGCGCCGGTCGAGGTAAATGCCTCCGCCACGTCAAGTTATGAAATGGATCGCTCCGTACAAGCGCAGCCGACCGCCGTTCGCCAGGGCAACTGCGTGAACGGGTTTTGCATTGGTGATGTCGTCATTTATATGCGTAACCGCGGAAAGCTTGTTGAAATCAACCGGGACGGTCGCGTGGTGCTTATACAGCGTGGCATTCGTAAAATCGTTAAGACGTCGCAGTTACAGCGCCCCTTAATTGCGCCATATACTTACTAG
- a CDS encoding GNAT family N-acetyltransferase, which produces MDFGSLVLSPIKSTDINDLFQVCQDDNLRKFLMEGMEMSMDDCEQLIASNDLFLTKNPIGLYLVRLNDKTIGYGGFKETFPQSENVDFMYALTGEFFGKGLGSEIAQRLLGLYKNSGSPKKITAVVNAENKASIRILEKNNFIHQGKAPGELSHLEYYINAKNP; this is translated from the coding sequence ATGGACTTCGGCAGTTTAGTTTTGTCTCCAATAAAATCCACAGACATCAACGACCTTTTTCAAGTCTGCCAGGATGATAATCTTCGCAAATTCCTTATGGAAGGCATGGAAATGTCCATGGACGACTGCGAACAGCTAATAGCTTCGAACGACCTGTTTTTAACAAAAAATCCAATCGGTTTATATCTGGTAAGACTGAATGACAAAACCATCGGCTATGGCGGCTTTAAAGAGACTTTTCCTCAAAGTGAAAACGTGGATTTTATGTATGCTCTGACGGGCGAATTTTTCGGAAAAGGCTTAGGCTCAGAAATCGCCCAAAGACTCTTAGGTCTTTATAAAAACTCTGGCAGCCCAAAAAAGATAACGGCCGTGGTGAACGCCGAAAATAAAGCCTCAATAAGAATTTTAGAAAAGAATAACTTTATTCACCAGGGTAAAGCCCCTGGTGAACTGAGCCACTTAGAGTATTATATTAATGCCAAAAATCCCTAA
- the rplT gene encoding 50S ribosomal protein L20, producing the protein MARVKSGKTNRARHKKVLKRAKGYYSAGSRAYIHAVEKNDRGMAFAYRDRKVKKRTFRTLWNQRINAAARLNGTTYSRLIGGLIKAGIQVDRKIMADLAVNDAAAFAALCKHALA; encoded by the coding sequence ATGGCTCGTGTAAAAAGTGGTAAAACAAATCGTGCTCGTCACAAAAAAGTTCTTAAAAGAGCAAAAGGTTACTATTCAGCAGGTTCTCGCGCGTACATCCACGCGGTAGAGAAAAATGACCGTGGTATGGCTTTCGCCTACCGTGACCGTAAAGTTAAAAAACGTACTTTCCGCACTTTGTGGAATCAACGTATCAATGCAGCAGCTCGTTTGAACGGAACTACATATTCTCGTTTGATCGGTGGCTTGATTAAAGCGGGGATCCAAGTTGATCGTAAGATCATGGCGGACCTTGCAGTTAATGATGCAGCAGCATTCGCAGCTCTTTGCAAACACGCTCTAGCGTAA
- the mvaD gene encoding diphosphomevalonate decarboxylase: MKPVLVSAPSNIALIKYMGKIENSGNKPTNASLSYTLENLRTFVRVTPIEGPADQWKPLVREDLEKLELSEKGQQRFLKHFQNLKSKWEVTGSFLIESGNNFPSDCGLASSASSFAALTLAAAEMFQQIKPHGWGTDKRVLSELSRQGSGSSCRSLFSPWSLWQEEYAQPMNIPHADMHHIVVVVEASKKEVSSSEAHKLVTTSPRFDGRVERAEMRLRDLIQSLCFDDWHMARQIVWDEFIDMHRLFETSQPAFSYMTDASKKVLADCEALWKKWQDGPLVTMDAGANVHMLFRNDQKKSFEMYRDLFSKEYKTLAFEGVKAGVH, encoded by the coding sequence ATGAAACCTGTTTTAGTCTCTGCCCCGTCAAATATCGCGCTTATCAAATACATGGGAAAGATTGAAAACAGTGGCAATAAACCCACAAACGCCTCTTTGTCTTATACCTTAGAAAATTTAAGAACCTTTGTGCGCGTGACACCTATCGAGGGTCCCGCGGATCAGTGGAAGCCCTTGGTGCGCGAAGATTTAGAAAAATTAGAACTGTCTGAAAAAGGACAGCAACGCTTTTTAAAACATTTCCAAAATTTGAAATCAAAATGGGAAGTCACCGGCAGTTTCTTGATTGAATCCGGAAACAATTTTCCTTCGGACTGCGGTCTTGCCAGTTCGGCTTCCAGTTTTGCGGCTTTGACTTTGGCGGCGGCAGAAATGTTTCAACAAATCAAACCTCATGGGTGGGGAACAGATAAGCGTGTTTTGTCAGAGCTTTCTCGTCAAGGATCGGGCTCTTCCTGTCGTTCCTTATTTAGCCCCTGGTCATTGTGGCAAGAAGAGTACGCGCAACCGATGAATATCCCTCATGCAGATATGCACCACATTGTCGTCGTGGTTGAGGCGTCAAAAAAAGAAGTTTCAAGTTCCGAAGCTCATAAACTGGTGACCACCAGTCCAAGATTTGACGGTCGGGTGGAACGTGCGGAAATGCGCTTACGAGATCTGATTCAATCTTTGTGTTTTGATGACTGGCACATGGCTCGCCAAATTGTGTGGGATGAGTTTATTGACATGCACCGTCTTTTTGAAACAAGTCAGCCGGCATTTAGTTATATGACCGACGCCTCTAAGAAAGTTTTAGCAGACTGCGAAGCCTTGTGGAAAAAATGGCAAGACGGGCCGTTAGTAACCATGGATGCCGGCGCCAATGTGCATATGCTTTTCCGTAATGATCAGAAAAAATCTTTTGAAATGTACCGCGATCTTTTTAGCAAGGAATATAAAACTTTGGCTTTTGAAGGCGTGAAAGCGGGCGTGCACTAG
- a CDS encoding alpha/beta hydrolase: MKHEITPEILENFRAYDMNHFKIQTLVLESEVLKHNPLCDPSRRYNPVLVPKVTGPWPVVVVLAGFSSNAPFYLNGKFNEANAVQVIDQAVARGEAPEALYIFVDALTSWGGSQFINSAATGRYEDYIMTELVPAIQGKYAVSDKPADWCVTGGSSGGYGALYLGSKHPEVFGKIGAIAPDSFFEASLLPDIYQALPLWEKYQESGLKALEELRNGRLMKNKNWHNLLNAFGMAACYAAKGTHGDFEFPVHAKTGERNPEIWQRYLEKDPVHFLPQRIGHLKKLSGIYLDVGTRDNFHLQYGVRQIVNILKKNSIDHDIVEFDGTHFDISERRLEVWKWLVSIWRN, encoded by the coding sequence ATGAAACACGAAATCACCCCCGAAATTTTAGAAAATTTCCGCGCCTACGACATGAATCACTTTAAAATCCAAACCCTGGTGCTGGAAAGTGAGGTTCTAAAACACAACCCACTTTGCGACCCGTCGCGTCGATACAATCCGGTCTTAGTACCCAAGGTGACGGGCCCCTGGCCGGTGGTGGTGGTCTTAGCCGGATTTTCCTCAAACGCCCCTTTTTATCTGAACGGTAAATTTAACGAAGCCAATGCGGTTCAAGTGATTGATCAAGCGGTCGCTCGCGGTGAAGCCCCTGAGGCTTTGTACATTTTTGTGGATGCATTGACGTCTTGGGGCGGATCGCAATTTATCAATTCAGCGGCGACCGGTCGTTACGAAGACTATATTATGACGGAACTGGTCCCGGCGATTCAGGGAAAATACGCCGTTTCCGACAAACCCGCGGACTGGTGTGTAACGGGCGGATCTAGCGGTGGCTACGGGGCCCTTTATTTGGGCAGCAAGCATCCAGAAGTTTTTGGAAAAATAGGTGCCATTGCCCCTGATTCGTTTTTTGAAGCAAGCCTTTTGCCTGACATTTATCAGGCCTTACCGCTGTGGGAAAAGTACCAAGAGTCGGGACTCAAAGCCCTCGAAGAGCTGCGCAATGGGCGCTTGATGAAAAATAAAAACTGGCACAACCTTCTTAATGCCTTCGGGATGGCGGCTTGTTATGCGGCGAAAGGCACGCATGGAGATTTTGAATTTCCAGTCCATGCGAAAACGGGAGAAAGAAATCCCGAAATCTGGCAGCGTTACCTCGAAAAAGACCCTGTGCACTTCTTACCGCAACGAATAGGTCATTTAAAAAAGCTTTCGGGGATTTATCTGGATGTCGGCACTCGCGATAATTTTCACTTACAATATGGCGTAAGACAGATCGTCAATATCCTTAAGAAAAACTCGATAGATCACGACATCGTCGAATTTGACGGCACTCATTTTGATATTTCAGAGCGCCGTTTAGAAGTTTGGAAATGGCTAGTAAGTATATGGCGCAATTAA
- the fni gene encoding type 2 isopentenyl-diphosphate Delta-isomerase: MKESGPYSDEVGVQTRLFEQRKRDHIRIALDPRSQTLGQNGLDSVELIHEALPNLNFKEVDISTSFVFNKTSVSLSSPIFISSMTAGHENGHQINEALARLSDSRQILMGVGSQRRELVDTSAAEEWSRVRKQAPKARLIGNIGIAQLIKSPIDSVRRLVDSTEALGLFVHVNPLQEALQPEGTTDFKNSLEAIENLVRIIGVPVIVKEVGCGFSVETLKRLDSTGVFAVDVSGKGGTHWGRVEAYRSEEDQVLHKVGQTFANWGVSTTQAMLNAKEARVSYEVWASGGVRNGLDAAKLIALGAVKVGLAKPFLEAALKGDRALEELLQKLELELKIALFCTGSKNLAELSRGKVLS; the protein is encoded by the coding sequence ATGAAAGAGTCTGGTCCTTACTCCGACGAAGTCGGAGTGCAAACAAGGTTATTTGAACAAAGAAAGCGTGATCATATTAGGATCGCGCTGGATCCAAGATCACAAACTTTGGGACAAAACGGACTAGACTCGGTCGAATTGATTCATGAGGCTTTGCCTAACTTGAATTTTAAAGAGGTCGATATTTCGACCTCTTTTGTTTTTAATAAGACATCTGTTTCTCTTTCTTCTCCCATCTTTATTTCGTCAATGACTGCGGGCCATGAAAACGGGCACCAGATCAATGAAGCTTTGGCGCGCTTAAGCGACAGCCGTCAAATTCTTATGGGGGTTGGGTCTCAACGTCGCGAGCTGGTCGACACCTCTGCCGCGGAAGAGTGGAGTCGTGTTCGTAAACAAGCCCCTAAGGCGCGCCTGATTGGCAATATCGGGATTGCGCAATTAATTAAATCACCTATTGATTCGGTTCGTCGTTTGGTGGACTCCACCGAAGCGCTGGGACTGTTTGTTCACGTCAATCCGTTGCAAGAAGCCTTACAGCCGGAAGGCACCACGGATTTTAAAAATAGCTTAGAAGCCATAGAAAATCTGGTACGCATCATCGGGGTTCCGGTGATCGTCAAAGAAGTAGGCTGTGGCTTTTCAGTCGAAACATTGAAACGTTTGGATAGCACTGGCGTTTTTGCTGTCGATGTCAGTGGCAAAGGTGGTACTCACTGGGGACGAGTTGAAGCTTACCGATCTGAAGAAGATCAAGTGCTTCACAAAGTCGGACAAACTTTTGCAAACTGGGGTGTTAGCACGACTCAAGCGATGCTAAATGCCAAAGAAGCTCGCGTTTCATATGAAGTATGGGCTTCTGGAGGCGTTAGAAATGGTTTGGATGCCGCTAAACTAATTGCTCTAGGCGCAGTTAAAGTAGGATTAGCAAAACCCTTCTTGGAAGCGGCTTTAAAAGGCGATCGCGCTCTGGAAGAGCTTTTGCAAAAGTTGGAACTTGAGCTTAAGATAGCGCTGTTCTGTACTGGTTCGAAAAATCTGGCTGAACTTTCACGCGGGAAGGTCCTATCATGA
- the rpmI gene encoding 50S ribosomal protein L35: MKMRTHSGAKKRMKLTASGKVKKKSTRMRHLNSHMSSKTKRQLGKTSYVEDANMLQVRRCLVF; the protein is encoded by the coding sequence ATGAAAATGCGCACTCATTCAGGCGCCAAAAAACGCATGAAACTTACTGCGAGCGGTAAAGTGAAAAAGAAAAGCACTCGCATGCGTCACTTGAACTCTCACATGAGCTCTAAAACGAAAAGACAACTAGGCAAAACATCATACGTTGAAGATGCAAACATGCTTCAAGTTCGTCGTTGCTTAGTATTCTAA